In Persephonella sp., a single window of DNA contains:
- the pyrF gene encoding orotidine-5'-phosphate decarboxylase, giving the protein MKPQLALALDVKNSKEAFDILNQIEGERLIIKIGYQLFIKEGSAFVKKVKDMGFRIFLDLKLHDIPNTVYNGVKSAVEIGADYLTIHTLGGKEMMEKAVEAKRGSDMKLLGVTILTSHSEDYLKYLGTRYSLDQLALKLAKTAVSLGIDGIVSSPFEVRKLKEEIEIDFISVTPGIRFSKTDDDQKRAATPEFAVKEGADILVIGRPIIKAENKKELIKEIYKILQNA; this is encoded by the coding sequence TTGAAACCTCAATTAGCTTTAGCCCTTGATGTAAAAAATTCAAAAGAAGCATTTGATATTCTTAACCAGATAGAAGGGGAAAGATTAATTATAAAAATAGGATACCAGTTGTTTATAAAAGAAGGATCAGCTTTTGTTAAAAAAGTCAAAGATATGGGTTTCAGGATTTTTCTTGATCTTAAACTACACGACATACCAAACACAGTTTATAACGGTGTGAAATCTGCTGTAGAGATAGGAGCTGATTACCTGACTATACACACCCTTGGCGGAAAAGAAATGATGGAGAAAGCAGTAGAAGCCAAAAGAGGGTCTGATATGAAGCTTCTTGGAGTTACTATACTCACAAGCCATTCTGAAGATTACCTGAAATATTTAGGGACAAGATATTCCCTTGATCAGCTTGCTTTAAAACTTGCAAAGACAGCTGTTAGTCTGGGAATTGACGGGATAGTTTCTTCCCCATTTGAAGTAAGAAAGTTAAAAGAAGAAATAGAGATAGATTTTATCTCGGTAACCCCAGGAATAAGATTTTCAAAAACAGATGACGATCAGAAAAGGGCTGCAACCCCCGAGTTTGCAGTAAAAGAAGGTGCAGATATATTAGTTATCGGCAGACCTATTATAAAAGCCGAAAATAAAAAAGAGTTAATAAAGGAGATATACAAAATACTGCAAAATGCTTAA